Proteins encoded within one genomic window of Alteribacter populi:
- a CDS encoding ArsB/NhaD family transporter: MDLILTFIVFVISYVFIISERYNRALVACLGGVVMLFVGVLDLNTAFIEHIDWHTIVLLLSMMILVSITSQSGFFEYVAITLAKFVHGRPLPLLIVISTLTAIGSAFLNNVTTVLLVVPIVFTLTHLLKISAIPYLLATILASNIGGTATLIGDPPNLMIGQAVEHLTFNAFLIHLGPVVIFIFLVIMAWVTFLYRGQLTVSQKERDALMKLNPHDFLKRRTLLLKSVAVLFITTAGFLLQPLLSVELTSVGMAGALLLMFLTHEEQRTEEVFQSIEWVTLFFFVGLFMLVGGLKEVGIIDQIASSIIHYTEGDVPKTAMLILWVSGFLSGFVDNIPFVAAMIPVIFEFQEYGVTELDPLWWALALGACLGGNGTLIGASSNVIVAGLAVKEKQPFSYVDFLKIGAPVAFVSFVISSFYIYFRYLIFL, translated from the coding sequence GTGTTCTAGATTTAAATACTGCGTTTATTGAACACATTGATTGGCATACCATCGTACTGCTTCTTTCGATGATGATTTTAGTTTCAATTACAAGCCAGAGTGGTTTTTTTGAATACGTCGCGATTACGCTTGCCAAATTTGTTCATGGTCGTCCATTGCCGTTATTGATCGTAATTTCTACATTAACTGCAATTGGCTCAGCTTTTTTAAACAACGTGACAACGGTGCTGCTCGTAGTACCCATTGTTTTTACATTAACTCATTTGTTAAAAATCTCAGCAATTCCGTATCTGTTAGCGACAATTCTCGCTTCCAATATTGGTGGAACAGCAACGCTCATTGGTGATCCGCCGAACTTGATGATCGGCCAAGCTGTCGAACACCTCACATTTAACGCTTTTCTGATTCACTTAGGTCCGGTTGTCATTTTCATTTTCTTGGTCATCATGGCTTGGGTCACCTTCCTTTACAGAGGTCAACTTACTGTCTCTCAAAAAGAAAGAGATGCGTTAATGAAACTTAACCCACATGACTTTCTAAAAAGACGAACACTTCTCCTAAAGTCGGTGGCCGTGCTTTTTATAACGACTGCTGGTTTTCTTTTGCAACCTCTACTATCAGTGGAACTTACGAGTGTGGGAATGGCAGGAGCGCTTTTACTTATGTTTCTGACACACGAGGAGCAGCGGACCGAAGAAGTATTTCAATCGATTGAATGGGTAACGTTATTTTTCTTTGTAGGTCTGTTCATGCTTGTCGGAGGGTTAAAGGAAGTCGGGATTATTGATCAAATTGCAAGTTCGATTATCCATTACACAGAAGGTGATGTTCCGAAAACAGCGATGCTCATTTTATGGGTTTCTGGTTTTCTTTCGGGGTTTGTTGATAATATCCCGTTTGTAGCTGCAATGATACCTGTGATTTTCGAATTTCAGGAATACGGTGTGACAGAATTAGACCCACTCTGGTGGGCGTTAGCTCTCGGCGCATGTTTAGGTGGAAATGGAACGCTAATAGGAGCTAGTTCTAATGTAATTGTGGCAGGACTTGCAGTTAAAGAGAAGCAACCTTTTAGCTATGTAGATTTCCTTAAAATCGGAGCCCCTGTTGCATTTGTTTCGTTTGTCATTTCGAGTTTTTATATTTATTTCAGGTACCTGATTTTTTTGTAG
- a CDS encoding DUF421 domain-containing protein — protein MEVGTIAARTIVIYFVILLVMRMMGKREIGQLSIVDFVVSIMIAELAVMSIENVTVPMVKQILPMLILMLIQITLAYVSLKSDNLRKLIDGKPSVLISRGKIDESEMRKQRYNFDDLMIQLRQNNVETPADVEFAILEPSGDLSVIKKKEGQKEEVFLPLPLVLDGKVQNSHLEKMGKTPLWLRQELRKLGYRDIKKISYCVLKDNHTFYIDEKDEN, from the coding sequence GTGGAAGTCGGAACAATTGCAGCTAGAACGATCGTCATATATTTTGTTATTCTTCTCGTTATGCGTATGATGGGGAAACGAGAAATCGGTCAACTGTCTATTGTTGATTTTGTTGTTTCAATTATGATCGCAGAATTAGCCGTTATGTCCATCGAAAATGTGACTGTGCCAATGGTTAAACAAATCCTCCCTATGCTCATTCTTATGCTCATACAAATTACATTGGCCTATGTGTCGCTAAAGAGTGACAATTTAAGAAAACTAATTGATGGTAAGCCTTCTGTACTCATTAGCCGGGGGAAAATTGATGAATCAGAAATGAGGAAGCAGCGGTACAATTTTGATGATTTAATGATTCAACTGAGGCAGAATAACGTGGAAACGCCAGCAGATGTTGAGTTTGCGATTTTGGAACCGTCTGGAGACTTATCTGTCATTAAAAAGAAAGAAGGTCAGAAAGAGGAGGTTTTTTTACCTCTTCCTCTCGTATTGGATGGAAAAGTCCAAAACAGCCATTTAGAGAAGATGGGGAAAACACCTTTGTGGCTAAGACAGGAACTAAGAAAATTGGGGTACCGCGATATCAAGAAGATCTCTTATTGTGTGTTAAAAGACAACCATACCTTCTATATTGATGAAAAAGATGAGAACTAA